In the genome of candidate division WOR-3 bacterium, the window CGACTCTCTCACCGCATAGATCTCTGTAGGAGTGCGTCTTTCCTGACCTTCACAAAAAGGGCAGTCGGCCACCGCCGCCTTATCTTCCCTGACCACTTCAGGTATCGAATCATTTTCCGTATCAATGATAACCCATGTATCTGTCACGATATCTCTTCTTACTTCAGACATTTAATTGCCTCGCTTTCTCGCCGGCGGTCTTATGTGCGAACCTTATCGGTTCGGGGATGCGGTACTTCACCGCTGTCGCCAGCACATATTTCCGGCAGTCATTAAAATCGACAAGATGGCCTGGAGAAACAAAGAGGGGATTTATCCTGTCCCTCGTCCTCAAGACCAGACCGAGTTTCTTCTCACCCTTTTTCAACAGGGCGTAAGAACCTTTTTTCTCCCCCGGTATCCTGTATTCTCCATAGAGATGAGACTTGGCGCAGCCTATAGTAGGTCTGTTGAGCAAAATCCCTAAGTGAGTGGCAAGACCGAGTGAACGTGGATGGGCGATTCCCTGACCATCCACCAGGATCAAATCCGGTTTGCGCTTTATTCTATTCCAACATTTCAAAAGAACCGGGATTTCCCGAAAAGAGAGAAAACCCGGGATATAAGGAAACTCCACAGGCGCCCTGCTCCATGCAGAATCGACCAATTTCAGACCGGGGAATTCAAAGACACCGATGCACCCGACAAGTGAATCACGGGTTATCGCCACATCCACACCGCCGATATAATTGATTTTTCTTTTCAAACTACGAACCTTTATTCTATTTGCTAACTTTGTTTGAACATATATTAAATGATCCAACCTCAAGGGTATCTACTCAACCGTAACGCTCTTTGCAAGATTACGAGGCCGATCGACATCAAGATTTTTGTAATCAGCGATATAATATGCAAGAAGCTGAAGGGGCAGGGTCGTTAACAGCGGATAGAGATAATCGAGCGTCGTCGGAACATAAATTACATGATCGGCGAATCTGGACAATTCAGTATCCCCTTCTGAACCAATGGCGATCACCACTCCCTGACGTGCCCTGATCTCTTCGATATTTGAAATCACCTTATCATAGATTGCATCCCGGATAGCGATCACGACCACCGGCATATCTTTATCAATCAGGGCGATCGGCCCATGCTTCATCTCAGCCGCAGGATAGCCCTCGGCATGAATATATGAAATCTCTTTTAATTTCAAGGCGCCTTCCAAGGCGACCGGGAAATTATAACCTCGGCCAAGATAAAGAAAATTACGATGATCCTTGAATATTTGTGCGATTTTCTTTATCTGTTCCGGTAATTTTTCAAGTAATGATTTAATTTGTTCAGGTATCTTTTCTATTGCGGAAATGATCTTTCTGCCCTCATCAACCGAGAGGCGACGCAAGCGTCCGAGCAACAGAGCCACCAGAGTAAAGGTCATTACCTGCGCCATAAATGCCTTTGTGGATGCGACTCCGATTTCAGGACCTGCGTGGATATAAATACCGGCATCTGTTTCCCTGGCGATCGTACTGCCCACGACATTACAAATACCGAGCACCGGTACGCCGTGCCGTTTTGCTTCACGAAGTGCAGCGAGCGTGTCTGCGGTTTCTCCTGACTGGGATACAGCAATGCAGATGGAATTCGGATCAAGAACAGGCTTGCGATAGCGGAATTCAGAGCTGTACTCCACCTCAACCGGGATCTCTGCCAGGGCTTCAATCATATATTCACCGATCAAGGCTGCATGCCAGGATGTGCCACAGGCGATGATGATGATACGCTGGGCATCCCGTAGTTTTTCAATGTATTGGGCGATGCCGTTCAAACGGGCGATCCCTTCTTCATAATTCAGTCTGCCCCGAATCGTATCCTGTAAAATAACCGGCTGTTCATATATTTCCTTGAGCATAAAATGCTTATAACCGCCGCGCTCGATCTGCTCCAAGGTCCAGGTTACGCGTTCGATTTCAGGTGCGACAACACCCATCTTTCGACTCTCAAGTCGTAGACCGTCCTTACTCAACTCGGCGATTTCA includes:
- a CDS encoding endonuclease V — encoded protein: MPLRLDHLIYVQTKLANRIKVRSLKRKINYIGGVDVAITRDSLVGCIGVFEFPGLKLVDSAWSRAPVEFPYIPGFLSFREIPVLLKCWNRIKRKPDLILVDGQGIAHPRSLGLATHLGILLNRPTIGCAKSHLYGEYRIPGEKKGSYALLKKGEKKLGLVLRTRDRINPLFVSPGHLVDFNDCRKYVLATAVKYRIPEPIRFAHKTAGEKARQLNV
- the glmS gene encoding glutamine--fructose-6-phosphate transaminase (isomerizing) — protein: MCGIVGYIGKNDAADILLNGLHRLEYRGYDSAGIALITEDNLFIRKVAGRVGELAKAVEGIVPKSNIGIAHTRWATHGIPNDLNAHPHIDCKKRFAVVHNGIIENFRTLKKFLEERGHEFCSDTDSEVIPHLIEEFYNGDLMSAVSKACSQIEGTYGLAIISLDQPSKIIAARMGSPLVIGKGKGEYIVASDLAAIISHTDQVIYLKDGEIAELSKDGLRLESRKMGVVAPEIERVTWTLEQIERGGYKHFMLKEIYEQPVILQDTIRGRLNYEEGIARLNGIAQYIEKLRDAQRIIIIACGTSWHAALIGEYMIEALAEIPVEVEYSSEFRYRKPVLDPNSICIAVSQSGETADTLAALREAKRHGVPVLGICNVVGSTIARETDAGIYIHAGPEIGVASTKAFMAQVMTFTLVALLLGRLRRLSVDEGRKIISAIEKIPEQIKSLLEKLPEQIKKIAQIFKDHRNFLYLGRGYNFPVALEGALKLKEISYIHAEGYPAAEMKHGPIALIDKDMPVVVIAIRDAIYDKVISNIEEIRARQGVVIAIGSEGDTELSRFADHVIYVPTTLDYLYPLLTTLPLQLLAYYIADYKNLDVDRPRNLAKSVTVE